DNA from Streptomyces luteogriseus:
TTGGCGACGCTCCTGGGCTGCCTGTTCTCCACGATCCTGTATCTCGGCGCCTTCATCGCCCGGCTGTTCGACATGGTCTTCACCAGGGCGATGGAGGCCGCGGTCAAGGATTTCATCAGTGCGCATGGGATCGAGCTGGAGACAGAGCGACCTGCGTGGCGGCCCTATCGGCACACGTAGCCGAGGACGCACAGCGGCGCATCTCGCTTCAGGTGTCCCGTGGGCTCTCGAACGGGACGAACGCGTCGTCCTTCCGCATCACGCACAGCGCCCAGACGATGAAGCCCGAGATGGCGATCATGATGATCGACCAGACCGGATAGTAGGGCAGGGAAAGGAAGTTGGAGATGACGACGAGGGCCGCGATGCCCACGCCGAGGACGCGGGCCCAGGTCGATGCCATGAACAGGCCGAAGCTGACGACGAAGGCGAGTACGCCCAGGGCAAGGTGGATCCAGCCCCAGGCGGTGAGGTTGAACTCGAAGACGTAGTTCCGTGTCGAGACGAAGATGCCGTCGTCCGCGATCTCCGCGATGCCGCGCATGACGTCGAGAATGCCGCCGATCATGAGCATGATGGCCGCGAAGACGGTGACGCCCGTGACCCATTCCCGTAGGGACGTGCGGGCGCTTCCCGGGTGCGTGGTGGTCATGCCGGCCTCCTCGTTCCCATCCCGTCCGGTCGGGTGGCCGCCCTCCAGGGCCGTGTCGTTCTCAGCGTGCCCACGGCAAGACGCGGTGGGCCTCACCCGGGATGGGTGAAGCGCGACAGGGAAGAAAATGCCACTTTCGCCCCATACGCACCATTGTTCTACCGTGGAGGGGAACGACGCTGCTCACCCCCTCACCGATCATCGAGGTGACGGTCATGACGGAGACCACTCAGCGCAGTAACACAGCGGGCAGGCAGGACGGGGCGCCATCGCAGGGCGGCAAGGGTGCTCCAGGCACCCGGGGGAGCACCGCCATCGCGGACACGGTCGTCGCGAAGATCGCGGGCATGGCGGCCCGGGAGATCCCGGAGGTATACACCCTCGGCGGAGGAATGACCAGGGCCTTCGGGGCTGTGCGTCAGCGGGTGCCGGGCGGGGGCGGCGGGGTCACCCAGGGGGTGAAGGTGGAGGTCGGTGAACGTCAGGCCGCTGTCGATCTCGACGTTGTCGTCGAGTACGGCGCCGCCATCGCCGACACCGCCGCGGACATCCGGACCAACGTCGTCAACGCGGTGGAGCGGATGACCGGCCTGGAGGTCGTGGAGGTCAACATCGCCGTCGGCGACGTCCATCTGCCGGACGAGGAGGAGGACGAGTCCGAGCAGCAGGAGAGCAGGCGGGTGGCCTGAACCGAGGCATTCGCCTCAGCAGGTCTCGGCCCTGAGGCGGCGGCGGGCAGCGTGCGGTGTGGTGCCCTTCGTCCTTCTCCTGGGGAGGCCCGGCCGGTTCGCGTCAAGGCCGGGCCTCCCCCCTCCGTGTCCGGCGGAGCCGCCCTGTGCCAGGCAGAGTCCCCTCCGCGCCAGGCAGTCCCCTCCGTGTCCGGCAGAGCCGCCCCGTGCCAGGCAGAGTCCCCTCCGCGCCAGGCAGTCCCCACCGTGTCCGGCAGAGCCCCCACCGTGTCCGGCGGAGCCCCCTGCCAGGCAGCGCCCCCTCCGTGTCAGGCCGAGCGCTTGCGGGACGTCGACTTCTTCGCCGGTGTCTTCTTCGCGGCGCTCTTCGACGCCGTCTTCTTCGTCGTCCCCTGTCCCTGGCCCGACTTGGCCGTCGACTTCTTCGCCGCCGTGGTCTTCTTCGCCGCTGTCTTCTTCGCTGTGGAGGTCGACTTCTTACCGCCGGTCTGCTTGGGGGCCGCCCGGGCCGTCTTGCGCTGCGGGAGCGACTTGACCTCGGCGTGCTCGGCCTCCTCGCCCCGTGACTCACGGGCCGCGCGGACGCTGCTCTCCAGGGCCGCCATCAGGTCCAGGACCTTGCCGCCCGTGGCCGGTTCCGGGGATTGGGGCGGGGCCTCGCCGGCGGCCTTCGCGGCGATGACCTCCTCCACGGCCTCGCGGTACTCGTCGTGCAGATCCTCCAGGTCGACCTCGCCCAGGGTGTCCATCAGCGCGTCCGCCAAGTCCAGTTCCTGGTCGCGGACGGTCACGTCGGTGTCGGGGGCCAGGCCCTCGGGGGCGCGGACCTCGTCCGGCCACAGCAGGCCGTGCATGGCGATGGCCTCGCCGACGACCCTGAGCATGCCCAGGCGTTCCCTGCCGCGCAGGGCGAACTTGGCGATCGCCACCTTGTTGCTGCGCTTCAGCGCCTCGCGCAGCAGGGTGTACGGCTTCGCCGCCGGGGCTCCGCTCGCCTGGAGGTAGTACGCGGCATCCATCTGGAGCGGGTCGATCCGGTCGGCCGGGACGAAGGCGACGATCTCGATCGTCTTGGCCGTCGGGAGCGGCAGGCTGGACAGGTCCTCCTCGGTGATCGGGATGATCGTGCCGTCCGCGTCCTCGTAGCCCTTGCCGATCTCACCCTGGGTGACCTCGCGGTCCTCCAGTTCGCAGAACTTGCGGTAACGGATGCGGCCGCCGTCCTCGGTGTGGATCTGGCGGAAGGAGATCGAGTGGCTCTCGGTGGCGTTGACCAGCTTGATCGGAATGCTGACCAGGCCGAACGAGATGGCGCCGTTCCATATGGATCTCACGTGCAGCACCCTTCCGGTCACGCTCGGGGGCGTTCGTCATGGTTTGCGTGGGATTCTTATCGTATGGCGCCTATCACTGTGGTGGAGGGGCGACGGCTCGCACTCAGCAATCTGGAGAAGGTGCTGTATCCCGCCACCGGCTTCACCAAGGGCGAGGTGCTGCACTACTACGCGACCGTCGCCGAGGTCCTGTTGCCCCATCTGCGTGATCGGGCGGTGTCCTTCCTGCGCTATCCGGACGGGCCGGACGGGCAGGTGTTCTTCACGAAGAACGTGCCTCCGGGTACACCCGAGTGGGTCACCACCGCCGAGGTGCCACGGGTCGAGGGACCCTCCCGGATGGTGCTGGTGCAGGACCT
Protein-coding regions in this window:
- the ku gene encoding non-homologous end joining protein Ku; translation: MRSIWNGAISFGLVSIPIKLVNATESHSISFRQIHTEDGGRIRYRKFCELEDREVTQGEIGKGYEDADGTIIPITEEDLSSLPLPTAKTIEIVAFVPADRIDPLQMDAAYYLQASGAPAAKPYTLLREALKRSNKVAIAKFALRGRERLGMLRVVGEAIAMHGLLWPDEVRAPEGLAPDTDVTVRDQELDLADALMDTLGEVDLEDLHDEYREAVEEVIAAKAAGEAPPQSPEPATGGKVLDLMAALESSVRAARESRGEEAEHAEVKSLPQRKTARAAPKQTGGKKSTSTAKKTAAKKTTAAKKSTAKSGQGQGTTKKTASKSAAKKTPAKKSTSRKRSA
- a CDS encoding DUF7144 family membrane protein → MTTTHPGSARTSLREWVTGVTVFAAIMLMIGGILDVMRGIAEIADDGIFVSTRNYVFEFNLTAWGWIHLALGVLAFVVSFGLFMASTWARVLGVGIAALVVISNFLSLPYYPVWSIIMIAISGFIVWALCVMRKDDAFVPFESPRDT
- a CDS encoding Asp23/Gls24 family envelope stress response protein translates to MTETTQRSNTAGRQDGAPSQGGKGAPGTRGSTAIADTVVAKIAGMAAREIPEVYTLGGGMTRAFGAVRQRVPGGGGGVTQGVKVEVGERQAAVDLDVVVEYGAAIADTAADIRTNVVNAVERMTGLEVVEVNIAVGDVHLPDEEEDESEQQESRRVA